A section of the Pochonia chlamydosporia 170 chromosome 2, whole genome shotgun sequence genome encodes:
- a CDS encoding p-loop containing nucleoside triphosphate hydrolase protein (similar to Eutypa lata UCREL1 XP_007789520.1), translating into MVKVIEAAVNWGIGKLWTPKSGDEPPKFTEKSILIAVMGMTGAGKTTFISKTTGVEMEIGHGLKSCTKEVQIASITLDGRDVHLIDTPGFDDTELDDTDILIRIANYMTTSVRLSGIIYLYPMTARRVGGVAAKNLTMFRNLVGDSNMRNVKLVTTMWDDITAEQGESRLEELTRDFWGVMTAAGAQVDRCNEAAKDGHRIIRSIMNTSPVTLQLQSEMQQGLRLEETAAGKIVRGQLEELEAKYARDVGELRKKLDDATTHGELLAAVRMEYEHKLRKQQEAADQKVKLHEIDIKNLKEKVEDLEKKSKEGGCCIM; encoded by the exons ATGGTGAAAGTCATTGAAGCCGCAGTTAACTGGGGAATAGGGAAGCTTTGGACTCCCAAATCAGGTGATGAGCCTCCGAAATTCACTGAGAAGTCAATCCTGATTGCCGTCATGGGAATGACTGGGGCAGGAAAGACAACTTTCATCAGCAAGACTACAGGCGTGGAAATGGAGATTGGCCATGGTCTGAAGTCAT GCACCAAAGAAGTCCAGATCGCAAGCATTACCCTGGACGGACGAGACGTGCATCTCATTGACACCCCGGGCTTTGATGACACTGAGCTTGACGACACTGATATCCTCATCAGAATTGCCAACTACATGACGACATCTGTTCGGTTATCAGGTATCATATACTTATACCCCATGACTGCTCGCCGAGTTGGCGGAGTAGCGGCGAAGAACCTGACCATGTTTCGGAACTTGGTTGGTGACAGTAACATGAGAAACGTGAAGCTGGTAACGACCATGTGGGATGACATCACAGCCGAACAAGGTGAAAGTCGCCTTGAAGAGCTCACCCGCGACTTCTGGGGCGTAATGACTGCGGCTGGAGCACAAGTGGATAGGTGCAATGAGGCGGCCAAAGATGGCCATCGCATCATCCGGTCTATTATGAATACATCGCCTGTGACCCTGCAGTTGCAAAGCGAGATGCAACAAGGTCTTCGTCTGGAAGAGACGGCTGCTGGAAAGATCGTGCGAGGTCAATTGGAGGAACTTGAAGCAAAGTATGCAAGAGACGTAGGCGAGCTTCGCAAGAAGCTTGATGATGCTACTACGCATGGGGAGTTATTGGCAGCCGTACGAATGGAGTACGAGCACAAGTTGCGTAAGCAGCAGGAAGCGGCAGACCAAAAGGTAAAGCTGCATGAAATAGATATTAAGAatttgaaggagaaggtcgAAGATctcgagaagaagagcaaggaaGGAGGATGTTGCATAATGTAA